The following proteins are encoded in a genomic region of Oncorhynchus gorbuscha isolate QuinsamMale2020 ecotype Even-year linkage group LG11, OgorEven_v1.0, whole genome shotgun sequence:
- the LOC124049111 gene encoding acetyl-coenzyme A thioesterase-like, giving the protein MMTQSLQNGFTLDNHYLRDLKGPVPVPTQYAPSLGVHRGSCPVEPHKDQEIQKHRSAQAAPLLGSCRVQTPAPMDVQMCQSIQPCHADHQGDLSAGQLLKWMDTIACLAAERHAGMACVTLSMDDIQFEETGRVGQVITIKSKVNRAFTTSMEVGIRVSVQDVREHVERLVCVAYSTFVGKPAGPQKVLLRPVEDLCSAEEQLQHSLASERRRLRLYNEQTFSTLLQDYHTLANGNYSSPGVCSRRDPLSAVSTEFTRVESIELVLPPHANHHGNTFGGQIMAWMENAATVAASRLCGCFPSLRSVDMFRFRGPSSVGDRLVFKAVVNNTFNNSIEVGVRVEAYNCEEWTVNKPRHINSAFLIYQLANTPGDVPAFPQVTYTTQDGERRYLSAIVRKRIRMARKHILSCKEEAPLSVPWDKSNQVYLGYNNVAALTVLAGKQDWEASSISDRVAVYVHEEVELLCVQVQMEVMTSAVHAFTLLADLTLRPLWDKHYLSCEEVERADEEETVYHIKCPPINGGKSRDFVFLLSKRQPCKDGDPYVVALRSVTVTTVPPVEGFLRSEAKCAGFLIHSLGLNSCKVCYYNQVTSGVLPYVAGNLAGWSKSMEETASACTTFLERDLITTLY; this is encoded by the exons ATGATGACCCAAAGCCTCCAGAATGGCTTCACTCTGGACAACCACTACCTCCGGGATCTGAAGGGGCCTGTCCCTGTGCCCACTCAATATGCTCCGAGCCTGGGTGTACACCGGGGGTCATGCCCTGTGGAGCCCCATAAGGACCAAGAGATCCAGAAGCATCGGTCTGCTCAGGCTGCTCCTCTCCTGGGCTCATGTCGTGTGCAAACCCCTGCACCTATGGATGTCCAGATGTGCCAGTCTATACAGCCATGCCATGCAGATCACCAAGGAGACCTGAGTGCTGGGCAGCTACTTAAATGGATGGACACAATCGCCTGCCTCGCTG ctGAGCGTCATGCTGGGATGGCATGTGTCACACTATCCATGGACGACATCCAGTTTGAGGAGACTGGAAG GGTTGGTCAGGTGATCACCATCAAGTCCAAAGTCAACAGAGCGTTCACCACTAGCATGGAG gttggaATCCGTGTGTCAGTGCAGGATGTGAGGGAACATGTGGAGAGGTTGGTATGTGTGGCCTACTCCACCTTCGTTGGAAAGCCAGCGGGACCACAGAAAGTGTTGTTGCGGCCGGTGGAGGATCTGTGTTCTGCAGAGGAGCAGCTGCAGCATTCTCTGGCCTCAGAGAGACGAAGACTTCGCCTTTACAATGAACAGACCTTCAGTACCTTGCTACAAGACTACCACACACTAGCCAAtg GTAACTATTCCTCTCCGGGTGTGTGTAGCAGGAGAGACCCGCTGTCTGCTGTGTCCACAGAGTTCACGCGTGTAGAGAGCATCGAGCTGGTACTGCCTCCACATGCTAATCACCATGGCAACACCTTCGGAGGACAGATCATGGCCTGGATGGAGAATGCAGCCACAGTGGCAgccag tcgtcTGTGTGGCTGCTTCCCCTCTCTGAGGTCTGTAGACATGTTCCGCTTCAGAGGGCCCTCCTCTGTAGGTGACAGACTGGTCTTTAAGGCTGTGGTCAACAACACATTTAACAACAG TATCGAGGTAGGTGTCCGAGTGGAGGCCTATAACTGTGAGGAGTGGACCGTGAACAAACCGCGTCACATCAACAGTGCCTTCCTCATCTACCAGCTAGCTAACACACCTGGTGACGTACCTGCCTTCCCCCAAGTCACATACACCACTCAGGACGGGGAGAGAAGATATCTGTCTGCCATTGTCAGGAAGAGAATACGCATGGCTAGAAAGCACATCCTATCCTGTAAGGAGgaggctcctctctctgtcccctgggaCAAAAGCAACCAG GTGTATCTGGGCTATAACAATGTAGCAGCTCTGACTGTATTGGCTGGGAAACAAGACTGGGAAGCCAGCAGCATCAGTGACAGA GTTGCTGTGTATGTCCATGAGGAGGTGGAGCTGCTTTGTGTCCAAGTTCAGATGGAGGTCATGACCTCTGCCGTCCATGCCTTCACCTTACTGGCTGACCTCACGCTGCGACCTCTTTGGGACAAACACTACCT GAGCTGTGAGGAAGTGGAGAGGGCGGATGAGGAAGAGACAGTATATCATATTAAATGCCCCCCCATCAATGGAGGCAAGAGCCGTGACTTTGTGTTCCTGCTATCAAAGAGGCAGCCCTGCAAAGACGG TGACCCCTATGTGGTGGCCCTGAGGTCAGTAACTGTGACAACAGTTCCCCCTGTGGAGGGTTTCCTCCGTAGCGAGGCCAAGTGTGCCGGTTTCCTCATCCACAGCCTGGGACTCAACAGCTGCAAG